Genomic segment of Verrucomicrobiota bacterium:
CGGGTTGATTTAAACTTCTGCCATCCTGCACAGCTCATTGTAGAGATTGGTCTCGATCTCAATGCTGTCGGCGGAAACGCAATTCGCGGCAACGCGGTCTCCTCTTTCCCCCGGCAATAATATTCCTTCCACACCTGGCAATTTTTTGGCCGACTTTACCCGTTGGCAAACTGTATTAACCCGTTCCCTAAAAGCTTCCAATCCAGGATCGTCTCCCCAAATAATCTTGGGATCGATAGCCAAAACCAAGTTACCCCAGCAAGCTGAAGCTCTTTTGTTTTCGATAGCACTGCCTGACAAGGCACCTGCCAGAAGTTCCACCATCAGAGCCAAACCGGAGGATTTGTGACTGCGATCAAATACGCGGATGGCTCCAGCGAGTGCCGCAGCAGGATCGGTTGTCGGTTCTCCCTCGGAATCGTAGGCCACATTGTCGGGAATACTTATACCGGCTGTTTTCGCTTCGAGTAATCCAAACAACGCATAAGCCGATGTCGCCATATCAAGAGTGACCGGTTCCGAGTCACCAGAACCCGGGACAGAAATTGCGATAGGATTGGTGCCGAAGATCGGCTGATAGGCGCCGTAGGGAGCAACAAACTCCGGACTCTGGGCCAAAACAATACCGATCAAATTCTCCTTGGCCAACTGCTTGGCATACCAGCCAAGGTACCCCGTTGAATTAGGAGTGTTCGATGTGGTCACAAGAGAAATACCGGAAGTGCCAGCCTTCTCTGCGGCGATCTTAATCGCCTTAACCAAAACAGACATTCCGAGACACCTTCCACCGTCGATTCTCGCCGAAACTGGAGTTTCATGAACGATCTTCACTGAGGATTCTTCGGGGTGTTTATTCAAACCACCCGTTGTGATCTTGATGATTCCCTGGCTGTTGCCACGCAGCTGTGCCGCCAACATGCAATCCACCAGGTTGCCGGCTTCGTCACTCGTATATCCCAGAGTACTTACAGCTTTAATACACACCTCGGTGAGTTCTTTCACCGAAATCCTAACCGTTTTTGAAACATCATCCATACCTTGGACCCTGTAGTTTTGCTTTCGCTGTGCAATATCTGATTCAAAAAAATCCACCACTGATCATTTAAAGTTTTTTGAAGGGTAGGAGTAGCTTTACGCTGCGATTCGCCTACCACGGATGAGCGCGCCGAAAAGCTGCTTTTACAGATATAACCGGTGAAATCAGCAATCACCTCTACCTTCTTCAACACCGGACTTGTCAGATTAATTTCATTCACTTTTACTAAATCGAATGTCGCTTCTCCCCAGCCATGCCATCAGCCGGTTTATTAGCATTGGACTCCTGATTTATACCTGCATCCAACCCCTATTCTCCCAAATCACCTTTGACGGAGATTGCGGAGGCAATCTGTGGTGGCCCGATGGGTGCACGGTTATGGACGTCCCGAAGACCAACTGGTCTAACGATGGTTATCCAGCTCCAGGCGATGTGGTCATTATCGA
This window contains:
- a CDS encoding Ldh family oxidoreductase yields the protein MDDVSKTVRISVKELTEVCIKAVSTLGYTSDEAGNLVDCMLAAQLRGNSQGIIKITTGGLNKHPEESSVKIVHETPVSARIDGGRCLGMSVLVKAIKIAAEKAGTSGISLVTTSNTPNSTGYLGWYAKQLAKENLIGIVLAQSPEFVAPYGAYQPIFGTNPIAISVPGSGDSEPVTLDMATSAYALFGLLEAKTAGISIPDNVAYDSEGEPTTDPAAALAGAIRVFDRSHKSSGLALMVELLAGALSGSAIENKRASACWGNLVLAIDPKIIWGDDPGLEAFRERVNTVCQRVKSAKKLPGVEGILLPGERGDRVAANCVSADSIEIETNLYNELCRMAEV